The DNA window CACCACTGTCTCTCACGCTGCTTGCAGGAGTGGTACCTGGCATAATGCTGCTAAAAACAGGAAACGATCTGCTGCTAAAATCCATTCTGGGAGCTGTTATTATTGCACTTGGGCTTGAGATGCTGTACCGTAAGCCCAAGCAGCAGGACTCGGTAAAAGTTAACAAAATGTTCCTTGTCATAGTGGGATTGGTATCAGGAGTATTGGCGGGCATGTATGGAATCAGTGCTTTTCTGGTGGCTTACATAAGCAGGACAAGTGCAGACAGAGGCCAGTTCCGTGCGAACCTATGCAGTTTGTTCCTGGTGGACAACATTTTCAGGCTGTTTTGGTATTCTGCGTCGGGGATAATGACACTAGAGATTATGAAGTTCACTCTTTTCTTGGCACCTGCAGTAGCATTGGGAATGTACATAGGTACAAAAGTGGATACAGGACTTAAAGAGGAAACGGTGAGGAAGGCTACCATATACCTGCTTATAGTGAGCGGAGCAATTCTACTTGCAAGAAGTGCTTGGAGCTTGTATATTATTTAGAATAAACTAGAAAATAGTATTAATAAAATTATGCAATTATAAGGAAATTTTGATCTTATGGTAATATAATATTACTATAGCTTAATTTTCATAGAATTTAAGGAGATTAATATGAGTATTGGTGTTTTTGATTCCGGTATAGGGGGACTGACGGTACTGAAAGAAGCGATAAAGATGCTGCCCCATGAGAACTATTTGTACTATGCCGATACTAAGAATGTTCCTTATGGCACAAAGCCAAAGGAAGAGGTAAGGGGCTATATATTTGATGCTGTGGATTTTTTCGCGGGCAAGGGGGTTGAAGCTCTGGTAGTTGCCTGTAATACGGCTACGAGCATTGCTATAAATGACTTGAGGAAAAGATACAGCTTTCCCATTATTGGTATGGAACCAGCAGTAAAGCCCGCAGTTGAGAAGGTTGATGATAGAAGGGTACTCGTGCTTGCGACCCCTATCACAGTTAGAGAGAAGAAGCTGCACGATTTGGTTGAAAGACTGGATTCAGAGGATATTGTCGATTTGCATGCGCTTCCGGGTTTGGTAGAGTTTGCAGAGAAATTTGTTTTCGATGAAGAGACTGTAATTCCATATTTATTAGACGAGTTTTCCAGGTATGATCTCAGAGAATATGGAGCAGTTGTTTTAGGCTGCACGCATTTTGTATTTTTCAGGAAGCACTTTGAAATGATATTGCCTGAAGGCGTTGACATAATAGATGGCAATATGGGAACAGTGAACCGGCTTAAGAATTTGTTGGAAAACAGAGGATTGAGCTTTGAAGGCAAGGGGGAAATAGAATTCTATTGCTCTGGTGAAAAAGAAACTGATGACAGCAAGTATAGGAGATATTTGGAGCTTATATATTAATGCAATAAGGCTGGCTTCTAGGCTGGCACTGTGAATAACTCATTAAACACAGCACCAGTCTCTCAAGCAGTCGACAGACTTGTTCTTATAAATACAATCATTGACTTTCAAGTGAGGTATATCCATAAAGGTAATGGATGTGCTGATTGTTTATTAAGGCAATGCCTTGGTAGTAGTGAATATGACCGCCATTAACCTCTATTTCAGGACCAGTTACAAAGTTGTAGTTATGAATGTGACCGTGGTCATATGTGGTTATGCCATATGCTTGATGTATGTGCCCGGGGATGTCGGGATTGTACGTTGTAATGCCTGAATATCCATGGTCATGTCCGAAGTTGAAAGTGGTTTCACCACTGTACTCGTGAGTATGGAGTCCGTTGTACATTTTATCACCTCCCATAATTATAAATATGTAAAGGCCATATAGCTTGTTACATAAGGGATTATAAATCAGACGGAAGAAATTAATATACAGGGGGTAGGATTATGAAACAGAATATTACAATCGAAAATCTTATGGAGCTTACTGAATATCAGAAGGACAGGCTTAATGACCTCTGGACTCCGCGAAAATATGACCTCGCAGCGGGGATTCTCTGCAAAGATGCAGAAGACAATGAATATGACATATTTGAATTTGTCATTGGTCATGTGAATATAGGAGAAACAAGGTCTGGTTATTATATGACTCTGATGAACCTTGAAGCTCTCAGAGACTGGGGGAATCAAGAGGGTAAGGAAGAAGAGGAAGAGGAAGAAGCAGCCGACGTAGAAGAGTACAATGAAGAGGACTTTATATTTGAGTATGAGCGTCCTGACGTATATAGCAAAGGGGATTGCATGCCGCTTCTCAGCGTAGGCCAGATGCTTGAAATCCTTGATAAATGCGGATATGGCAAAGGTAACTTCTATGTCAATTGCCAGAAGGACACGAATGGATGGGGAGTTGGCAGGGACATCGAACAATATATAGACTTTGGACCAGATCAAAACGGCGAAGAGTTGTGTGACGCTCTCTGGGCAGCAGTCAAAGAGGCGTTACTGTAAGAATGATTTTTATTAATTCATGATAATTAGAACAAGAAACATATTGACAAAATATTCTTATGATGGTAAAATTTCTCTAATGGTGAGTGTGCCTAAACAAGTATTAGCGGCACAGGGACTATATCCTACACGTAGATTACCCTACGGAGTCACTTTCAAGGACTTCGTGGGGCTTTTTCTATTCTAAAAGGAGGGGGTGATATCAATAGCACATACACCGATACAATTTATATGGGGATACTGAAGTCTGAATATGAAGTGATGAAAGAAAATAATGCGTTTCTATGATAAAATATAAAGGAGAGATGGCTATGTATAACACTACCGTTATCTATTTTATGAGTATAGCACTCATTGCATATGGTGGGATATTCATAATCAAGAACTTTCTAGTTAATTATAAGGCAAGTGATAATGGATTTAAAAATGTTGCAACCATACTGTTGATGCTATTCGCTGTTATGAGTGCCATGGCTGCTGCTGGGGATGCTTTTAACATAGAAGGACTTATGGAGGAGCTTAAATACAACATGAATATTGATGTTGAGATCAGGCAGCTGATGGAAAGAAACATAGCAGGTTACAGGAGAGAGTCAATAATATGCATAATTT is part of the Clostridia bacterium genome and encodes:
- a CDS encoding sulfite exporter TauE/SafE family protein is translated as MIENLYLFAVVFVALFVKGITGFGNTLVMAPLFSFVVSNRFTTPVDLLISIPTNVYLVWRNRKSINFRTVAPLSLTLLAGVVPGIMLLKTGNDLLLKSILGAVIIALGLEMLYRKPKQQDSVKVNKMFLVIVGLVSGVLAGMYGISAFLVAYISRTSADRGQFRANLCSLFLVDNIFRLFWYSASGIMTLEIMKFTLFLAPAVALGMYIGTKVDTGLKEETVRKATIYLLIVSGAILLARSAWSLYII
- the murI gene encoding glutamate racemase produces the protein MSIGVFDSGIGGLTVLKEAIKMLPHENYLYYADTKNVPYGTKPKEEVRGYIFDAVDFFAGKGVEALVVACNTATSIAINDLRKRYSFPIIGMEPAVKPAVEKVDDRRVLVLATPITVREKKLHDLVERLDSEDIVDLHALPGLVEFAEKFVFDEETVIPYLLDEFSRYDLREYGAVVLGCTHFVFFRKHFEMILPEGVDIIDGNMGTVNRLKNLLENRGLSFEGKGEIEFYCSGEKETDDSKYRRYLELIY
- a CDS encoding YmaF family protein, coding for MYNGLHTHEYSGETTFNFGHDHGYSGITTYNPDIPGHIHQAYGITTYDHGHIHNYNFVTGPEIEVNGGHIHYYQGIALINNQHIHYLYGYTSLESQ